A region of Malaciobacter marinus DNA encodes the following proteins:
- a CDS encoding pentapeptide repeat-containing protein → MFDINDYWEEEFKDYKAKELNSIYFDNCTFINCTFSSATISNCKFTECIFVSCDLSLCILKSSTFNDVTFKKSKLIGISWSNCEEPFDISFISCNISQNSFHLLDLKKMKFVDSIIKDSGFEECNLEKAVFERCDLELTTFYKNNLNKANFQTSKNYLIDPTQNSIEKAEFSLPEVLSFLSLLPIKIK, encoded by the coding sequence ATGTTTGATATCAATGATTATTGGGAAGAAGAGTTTAAAGATTATAAAGCAAAAGAGTTAAACTCTATTTATTTTGATAACTGTACTTTTATTAACTGTACTTTTTCAAGTGCTACTATTAGCAACTGCAAGTTTACAGAGTGTATATTTGTTAGTTGTGACTTATCTCTTTGTATTTTAAAATCTTCTACTTTTAATGATGTAACTTTTAAAAAGTCTAAACTTATTGGTATTTCTTGGAGCAATTGTGAAGAGCCTTTTGATATAAGTTTTATTTCTTGTAATATTTCTCAAAACTCTTTTCATTTACTTGATTTAAAGAAAATGAAATTTGTTGATTCAATCATTAAAGATAGTGGATTTGAAGAATGCAATCTTGAAAAAGCTGTTTTTGAAAGATGTGATTTAGAACTTACCACTTTTTATAAAAACAACTTAAATAAAGCAAATTTTCAAACTTCAAAAAATTACTTAATAGATCCTACTCAAAATAGTATAGAAAAAGCTGAGTTTTCACTTCCTGAAGTATTGAGTTTTTTAAGTTTGTTACCTATAAAAATCAAATAA
- a CDS encoding cold-shock protein, with protein sequence MATLVNGTVKWFNSEKGFGFIEQKDGGKDVFVHYSQINTNGYDRASLNDGQEVTFELGEGQKGPQAENVTGL encoded by the coding sequence ATGGCAACATTAGTAAACGGAACTGTAAAATGGTTCAATAGTGAAAAAGGTTTCGGTTTTATCGAACAAAAAGACGGCGGGAAAGATGTATTTGTACACTATAGTCAAATCAACACTAATGGATATGATAGAGCATCATTAAATGATGGTCAAGAAGTAACTTTTGAGTTAGGTGAAGGACAAAAAGGTCCTCAAGCAGAAAACGTTACAGGTCTATAA
- a CDS encoding HAD family hydrolase — translation MKVNIPGKQEIEIKNIVFDYNGTIAIDGKLIDGVKENINELSNKFNFFVITADTFGSVEQELKSVNCKIIKIEKSLQDISKEKFIKELGSNTALCVGNGRNDKLMLKEAILGIAILQDEGICTQTLLNSDILVKSILDVFGFLNDKNRLIATLRN, via the coding sequence ATGAAAGTAAATATTCCTGGAAAGCAAGAAATAGAGATTAAAAATATTGTATTTGATTATAATGGTACGATTGCTATTGATGGTAAATTAATTGATGGTGTTAAAGAAAATATAAATGAACTTTCAAATAAGTTTAATTTTTTTGTGATTACTGCTGATACTTTTGGAAGTGTTGAGCAAGAGCTTAAGTCAGTAAATTGCAAAATTATCAAGATTGAAAAATCTTTACAAGATATAAGTAAAGAAAAGTTTATAAAAGAACTAGGTTCAAATACGGCTTTGTGTGTTGGCAATGGAAGAAATGATAAATTGATGTTAAAAGAGGCTATTTTAGGTATTGCAATTTTGCAAGATGAGGGTATATGTACACAGACATTGTTAAATTCTGATATTTTAGTAAAATCAATTTTGGATGTTTTTGGGTTTTTAAATGATAAAAATAGGCTAATAGCCACATTGAGAAATTAA
- a CDS encoding DMT family transporter, with product MSEKNSILQKIKLIDKGVLFMLLSALISALNGAVAKVLSNSMHPIEIVFYRNFLGILILLYSFKKVNVLIDKSKLHLLFLRGFFGSLAMLLFFYTIATIPLGEAVVLNKTSPFFVTILAYYLMKESIGLNTFFALIIGFLGIVFVMKPFGVEISIEHIMGVLGGFFSAAAYATIKKIKDIYDARVIMLSFMGVGIIIPIGFFLFSSYVEFKIYTDIYIWLLIFFMAIISTASQWFLTRAYSLSKASIIGVISYTNIPFAIGFGVMLGDSLPDIYTFLGIILIIIGGVLVSKKGKK from the coding sequence ATGAGTGAAAAAAACAGTATATTACAAAAAATAAAATTGATAGATAAAGGTGTACTTTTTATGCTTTTAAGTGCTTTGATTTCAGCACTAAATGGAGCAGTAGCTAAAGTACTATCTAATAGTATGCATCCAATTGAGATAGTATTTTATAGGAACTTCTTAGGAATTTTGATACTTTTATATAGTTTTAAAAAGGTAAATGTTTTAATAGATAAGTCTAAACTACACTTACTTTTTTTACGAGGTTTTTTTGGTAGTTTAGCTATGCTTTTATTTTTTTATACAATTGCAACTATTCCTTTGGGTGAAGCTGTTGTACTAAATAAAACATCACCTTTTTTTGTAACTATTCTTGCTTATTATTTAATGAAAGAGTCTATTGGTCTTAATACGTTTTTTGCTTTGATTATTGGTTTTTTAGGAATTGTATTTGTTATGAAACCTTTTGGTGTTGAAATATCAATTGAACATATTATGGGTGTATTAGGAGGTTTTTTCTCAGCTGCTGCTTATGCAACTATAAAGAAAATCAAAGATATTTATGATGCAAGAGTTATTATGCTTTCTTTTATGGGAGTTGGTATAATTATTCCAATTGGATTCTTTTTATTTAGTTCTTATGTTGAATTTAAAATTTATACTGATATTTATATTTGGTTGCTTATATTTTTTATGGCAATTATCTCTACTGCTTCACAATGGTTTTTAACTAGGGCATATAGTTTAAGTAAGGCTAGTATTATTGGTGTGATAAGTTATACAAATATACCTTTTGCTATTGGTTTTGGGGTTATGTTAGGGGATTCATTACCTGATATATATACATTTTTAGGTATTATTCTTATTATAATAGGTGGAGTTTTAGTTAGTAAAAAAGGCAAAAAATGA
- a CDS encoding DEAD/DEAH box helicase, translating to MSFKVFTLSQELYKALEKNSYITPTPIQEKVIPLVKKGADVLAQAQTGSGKTASFVIPVLELLKDEITSKKSKIKVLVLTPTRELTLQVAQTFSTMSSFFKHTPLIVPVIGGEKIGEQLLKIQKGCDIVVATSGRLIDIIDKKQIDLSQIEYFILDEADKMLDFGFAEELDIILNVIAKQRQNLMFSATYSPKVLDIALKITTKATNVKIENTKSYVEQITQRAILVNKENKSALLRQLIKQNQFKSVLVFMSSKRAADNIAVKFRKYGLEADSFHGDLTQEERIYTLEEFKNKKINILFSTDIASRGLHIEDIDCVINYDLPRSTQTYIHRIGRTARAGKSGAAISFLDDENLNHFKLIEKRNELDIKKEQIEGFEFKSYGSVKQKGSKPIKGKRKSKKDKLREQGLK from the coding sequence GTGTCATTTAAAGTATTTACTTTATCTCAAGAACTTTATAAAGCATTAGAAAAAAATAGTTATATTACTCCAACACCAATACAAGAAAAGGTGATTCCTCTTGTAAAAAAAGGTGCTGATGTCTTAGCACAAGCTCAAACAGGAAGTGGTAAAACAGCTAGTTTTGTTATTCCTGTATTAGAACTTTTAAAAGATGAAATAACATCTAAAAAATCAAAAATTAAGGTTTTAGTTTTAACGCCTACTAGAGAGCTTACTTTACAAGTTGCACAGACTTTTTCAACAATGAGTTCATTTTTTAAACACACACCTTTAATAGTTCCTGTTATTGGTGGAGAAAAAATTGGTGAACAACTTTTAAAGATACAAAAAGGGTGTGATATTGTAGTCGCAACTTCTGGAAGATTAATTGATATTATTGATAAAAAACAGATAGATTTATCACAAATTGAATATTTCATACTTGATGAAGCAGATAAAATGTTGGATTTTGGTTTTGCTGAAGAGCTTGATATTATTTTAAATGTGATTGCAAAACAAAGACAAAACCTTATGTTTTCTGCGACATATTCACCAAAAGTACTAGATATTGCTTTAAAAATAACTACAAAAGCTACAAATGTAAAAATAGAAAATACAAAATCATATGTAGAGCAAATAACACAAAGAGCTATTTTGGTAAATAAAGAGAATAAAAGTGCATTATTAAGACAACTAATAAAGCAAAATCAGTTTAAATCAGTATTAGTATTTATGTCAAGTAAAAGAGCAGCTGATAACATAGCAGTTAAATTTAGAAAGTATGGTTTAGAAGCTGATTCATTTCATGGTGATTTGACACAAGAAGAGAGAATTTATACTCTTGAAGAGTTTAAAAATAAAAAGATTAATATTTTGTTTTCAACTGATATAGCTTCAAGAGGATTACATATAGAAGATATTGATTGTGTTATTAATTATGATTTGCCAAGAAGTACACAAACTTATATTCATCGTATAGGAAGAACAGCAAGAGCTGGAAAAAGTGGAGCTGCCATATCATTTTTAGATGATGAGAATTTGAATCATTTTAAACTTATAGAAAAAAGAAATGAATTAGATATAAAAAAAGAGCAAATTGAGGGATTTGAGTTTAAAAGCTATGGCAGTGTAAAGCAAAAAGGAAGCAAGCCTATTAAAGGTAAAAGAAAAAGTAAAAAAGATAAATTAAGAGAACAAGGACTTAAATAA
- a CDS encoding pseudouridine synthase, with amino-acid sequence MNIELSDSKKLLALNKPKGYIVTRSDDLGRKTVYDLLPDWVFSDGWMPIGRLDLESKGLLLFTRDGKIGNLLTKPKNCIKVYEIWVRGHVTHEHILKTIKGVESPYGLLKALEVEKIGMAKAKTKLRVKIDEGKNRHIRRLFGSLKDPKFKTSLKVLSLSRVSIGDFKLDIKSGEWRFLSIKEEKALMKNL; translated from the coding sequence ATGAATATAGAACTAAGTGATTCAAAAAAACTACTAGCACTTAATAAGCCAAAAGGTTATATTGTTACGCGATCTGATGATCTTGGACGAAAAACTGTTTATGATCTTTTACCTGATTGGGTTTTTTCTGATGGTTGGATGCCAATAGGTCGTCTTGATTTAGAATCAAAGGGGCTTTTGCTATTTACAAGAGATGGAAAAATTGGTAATTTATTGACTAAACCTAAAAATTGTATTAAGGTTTATGAGATTTGGGTTAGAGGTCATGTAACACATGAGCATATTCTAAAAACTATAAAAGGTGTAGAGAGTCCTTATGGATTATTGAAAGCTTTAGAAGTAGAAAAAATAGGTATGGCTAAAGCAAAAACTAAGCTTAGAGTAAAAATAGATGAGGGCAAAAATCGTCATATTCGTAGACTTTTTGGAAGTTTAAAAGACCCAAAATTTAAAACTTCATTGAAGGTTTTAAGTTTAAGTAGAGTAAGTATTGGTGATTTTAAGCTTGATATTAAAAGTGGTGAATGGCGTTTTCTTTCTATAAAAGAAGAAAAAGCATTAATGAAAAATTTATAA